A window from Dysidea avara chromosome 2, odDysAvar1.4, whole genome shotgun sequence encodes these proteins:
- the LOC136243163 gene encoding uncharacterized protein, with amino-acid sequence MGKCFRGGDRNVRQFYLMPIKTARDIPTTNRVDSNGYLDERIAVQLCLKVLPAGTLSLKSSCQLPVDTLRVSMAAGHLNRFDMPAAQGQIAQRRRLVNVLGEARHHFTGYALQASCSEQPADDQLEYQLIRS; translated from the exons atgggtaaatgtttccgtggaggtgatagaaacgtacgacaattctatttaatgccgatcaaaacagcACGTGATATACCCACTACCAATCGAGTAGATTCAAATGGCTATTTAGACGAGCGAATTGCTGTtcaattgtgtttgaaagtattgccagctggcacactaagtctcaagtcgtcatgccagctgccagtggatacGCTCCGTGTATCTatggctgcaggacacctgaacaggtttgacatgccagctgcacaaggacag attgctcaaaggagaagattagtaaatgtCCTCGGAGAGGCCAGGcaccactttactg gatatgccctccaggcgtcatgcagtgaacaaccagctgatgaccagttggaaTACCAGCTGAtacgctcataa
- the LOC136246579 gene encoding uncharacterized protein — MDENTVVDQLFYSDTDDDWNNSDEEDSFVHGEDSFVLDRLTREQDDDYGDVEENDREEEFSKDEEDIEEETNDDYEADVRYCKGHDESSHPGPSGLHSGVSDGGMGSLETEYPCSGSPVAYHGSPVSSSLRSRFSSPHAPFSPSDRGRDYSPSSSDPLSGRNRGKGRGRGRGTVSPMDLVPSRGRRKGTGRGRGTGRGRDLAIDNAYTLECCFTPVNDRRPSKALGSNWLLNFYVNIAHASMEDVNHRLFHLNRLRGLRNAIS; from the exons ATGGATGAAAATACTGTTGTTGATCAACTTTTCTATAGCGACACCGACGATGACTGGAACAACTCGGACGAAGAGGACTCTTTTGTCCATGGAGAAGACTCTTTTGTCCTTGATAGGCTTACCAGGGAACAAGACG ATGATTATGGCGATGTGGAAGAAAATGATCGTGAGGAAGAGTTCAGCAAGGACGAAGAAGACATCGAGGAAGAAACTAACGATGATTATGAAG CTGATGTGAGATACTGTAAAGGTCATGATGAGTCAAGCCATCCTGGACCATCTGGGCTACATAGTGGAGTGAGTGACGGTGGGATGGGTAGCCTGGAAACTGAATACCCCTGTAGTGGTTCTCCTGTGGCTTACCATGGCTCTCCTGTTAGTTCTTCCCTGCGCTCTCGTTTTTCTTCTCCACATGCCCCATTTTCACCTAGTGATAGAGGCAGGGACTACTCACCATCTTCATCTGATCCTTTGTCTGGTAGAAATAGAGGGAAAGGTAGAGGAAGGGGTAGGGGAACTGTGTCTCCAATGGATCTTGTGCCTAGTCGAGGTAGGAGGAAAGGTACTGGTAGGGGTAGAGGTACCGGTAGGGGTAGGGATTTGGCTATCGATAATGCTTATACTCTAGAGTGCTGTTTCACACCTGTGAATGATCGTAGACCATCAAAAGCTTTAGGGAGCAACTGGCTactaaacttttatgtcaacaTAGCTCACGCCAGCATGGAGGACGTCAATCACAGACTCTTCCACCTCAATCGCCTGCGAGGCTTGAGGAACGCCATTTCATAG